A window of Halomicrobium zhouii genomic DNA:
CGTGGACCTGTGCCTTGATAGCCACCGGATACCCGATCTCTTCGGCCGCCGCGACCGCGTCGTCGACGGTATCGGCGAGCTGAGCCGCGGGCGTCGGGATTCCCGCGTCGGCGAAGACCTGCTTCGCCTGGTATTCGTGCAATCTCATGTCGTGCGAAAGCGGGGCTCGGGCCCGCTTAAATCCCGCTCATCTGGGTTTCGCCAGCGACGATTCATAACGATCGATTTCTGCCACTATCGGGCAATATCCTCCGCAACCGCGACGTGATTGATCGAAAAGCGAGTAAACAACTAGCCGTCCTACAACTCGACGCCGCCGGGGATGAGACTCCGCTGGCGCAACAGGCTCCCGTCGGCGTCGTAGACGAGCAGCGTTCCCTTGTCGTACACCGTCGAGTTGCCCTCGGCGTCGACGAGGCGCAACCGGTACCGACTCCCGTCCTCGCCGTCGGTCTCCTTGCTCGCGCGAACGAGGTCGGAGACAGCGCCCGGGTCGACTCGCACCTCCAGGACGAACTCCCCCGTCAGTCGGTTCGCCACCGAGAGGACGCCGCCGCGCGTCGTCTCGTCGTCGCCTGTCCCGTTCTCGTCCGTCCCGTTCTCGCCGTTCGTCAGTCGATACGTGACGTCGATTTCGCTCGATTCGAGCGGGCCGTCCTCGGTCTCCAGCCGTTCCGAGAGGAGGCCGTCGGGGCCGTCGAAAGCGATTGCTATCACTGGCCGGTCCTGCTCGTCGTCGTCGACGTTCGCGTCGAAGTAGTCGCGCCGCATCTGAGTACTCTCTCCTTGGGTACCCATGACAAAGAACGTAACGCCGCCGGGTACTCGTCGGCGCGTCGATGCCCACAATTTAAGCCCCGCGACACTCGCCTCAGTGCATGGCCTGGGTAAAGTCAGAGTACGCGGGGGAGTTCGCCGTGCTGTCGACGTGGCTCGTCGCGTTGCTCCCGTGGTCCGCGACGGTGATGAACGTGCAGTTCCGCGGTGCCGGCGCCACCGTCGTCGTCATCCGCTTTCTCTACTTCCGCCTGCAGTACATCTTCGGCATCTCCTTCGGGAACCAGGAGCGCCCCTTCCTGCTGTTCACCGACGCCGTCGCGTTCAACCCCGAATCGCTCGCGCTCGCCAGCTGGCTCTGGGTGGCCGGTGCGCTCGTCTCGCTTGTTCCCCTCGGCGTCAGTATCGCCTACTACGCGGCCGAGGACCGCGTCGACTCGCAGTTCCCCGCCGACCCGGTCAGGGTCCAGGGCGTCCTCCTCGGTCTCGTGGGCGCGGTCCTTCTCGCCTCGAGTATCCTGTTTGCGACCCAGCAGAGCGTGACCGCACCGGTAGGCGCGGTGTTCGCACTCGCGTTCGCCTATCTCCTTCTGACCGTCGAGCGGGCCTAGTTACCTACGATATGGCGTAGCGGCCGTTCCGTCTGCTGATAATCGGGACCCCTCATTTATGTGCGATGGTACGAAACCTCGGAGCAACTGGCCACGAGCGCCGGGAGACCGATGGCAGAACACGAGTACTCAGACGGAGACGACGCCTCGCGCGGAGCGCTGGCCGACGTCCGCGAGTGGCTGTCGCGAACGGCGAAGGTCCTCAGCGGGTCGGCAGTGCCCGTCTCCAACTACGACCCAAGTCGCCACGGCGACGTCGTCTCGTTCGACGGCCTCGACGGGTACGACGAGGTCGACCGTTACTGGCTCAACGCGCCCTTCGCTTTCGCCTCGATCAATCACGACCCGGAGGCCAACGAACACCGCTACCACGTCGTCGAGCCGAGTCTCGACGAGTTCGAGCGCGACCTGCTCGACAGGCTGTTCGACGACGTCCGCGACCCGCTCATCTACCGGGCAGACGTCGACGAGGATCCCGAGGACGCGCTCACAGAGGAGCTTCGCGCCCGCATCGAGGAGTACGGCGTCCTCGTCGAACCGGAGACGTTCTACCGCCTCTACTACTACCTCTATCGCTCGTTCCAGGGGTACGGCCGCATCGACCCGCTGATGCACGACCCCCACATCGAGGATCTGTCGTGTGACGGCGCGAACCTCCCCATCTTCGCCTACCACGACGACTACACCGACATCGAGACCAACGTCTCCTTCGCAGACGGCGAGCTGAGCGACTTTGTCGTCCAGCTCGCCCAGCGTTCGGGCCGCCACATCTCCGTCTCCGACCCCGTCGTTTCGACGACGCTGCCGGACGGCTCGCGTATCGAACTCGCCCTCGGTGAGGAGGTGACGCCTCGTGGGTCGGCGTTCACCATCCGGAAGTACGCCGACGAGCCGTTCACGCCCATCGACCTGCTGAACTACGGCACGTTCAGCCTAGAGATGCTGGCCTTCCTCTGGCTGGCCATCGAGTCCAACAAGTCGCTCATCTTCGCCGGCGGCACCGCGGCGGGCAAGACCACCTCGATGAACGCCGTCTCGATGTTCGTCCCGCCCCGCTCGAAGGTACTGACCATCGAGGACACCCGCGAACTCTCGCTGTATCACGACAACTGGCTCTCCTCGGTCACGCGCGAGCGCCTCGACGACTCCGATATCACGATGTACGACCTCCTCCGCTCGGCCCTGCGCCACCGCCCGGAGTACATCATCGTCGGCGAGGTCCGCGGCGAGGAGGCCATCACGCTGTTCCAGGCGATGAACACCGGCCACACGACGTTCTCGACGATGCACGCCGACTCGGTCCAGACCGTCATCAACCGGCTG
This region includes:
- a CDS encoding DUF5793 family protein; amino-acid sequence: MRRDYFDANVDDDEQDRPVIAIAFDGPDGLLSERLETEDGPLESSEIDVTYRLTNGENGTDENGTGDDETTRGGVLSVANRLTGEFVLEVRVDPGAVSDLVRASKETDGEDGSRYRLRLVDAEGNSTVYDKGTLLVYDADGSLLRQRSLIPGGVEL
- a CDS encoding type II/IV secretion system ATPase subunit — encoded protein: MAEHEYSDGDDASRGALADVREWLSRTAKVLSGSAVPVSNYDPSRHGDVVSFDGLDGYDEVDRYWLNAPFAFASINHDPEANEHRYHVVEPSLDEFERDLLDRLFDDVRDPLIYRADVDEDPEDALTEELRARIEEYGVLVEPETFYRLYYYLYRSFQGYGRIDPLMHDPHIEDLSCDGANLPIFAYHDDYTDIETNVSFADGELSDFVVQLAQRSGRHISVSDPVVSTTLPDGSRIELALGEEVTPRGSAFTIRKYADEPFTPIDLLNYGTFSLEMLAFLWLAIESNKSLIFAGGTAAGKTTSMNAVSMFVPPRSKVLTIEDTRELSLYHDNWLSSVTRERLDDSDITMYDLLRSALRHRPEYIIVGEVRGEEAITLFQAMNTGHTTFSTMHADSVQTVINRLENEPINVPRPMVQSLDVLCVQVLGRSGDERVRRAKTIAEIEGIDQRTGELDYSNSYAWDSVDDSFRSSSSDLLDEIRQERGWTQSELRRELADRQRFLRFLQQKGISDYRRFTAMVNKYYADSDVVIEQIDAADVDVPS
- a CDS encoding DUF7549 family protein; protein product: MAWVKSEYAGEFAVLSTWLVALLPWSATVMNVQFRGAGATVVVIRFLYFRLQYIFGISFGNQERPFLLFTDAVAFNPESLALASWLWVAGALVSLVPLGVSIAYYAAEDRVDSQFPADPVRVQGVLLGLVGAVLLASSILFATQQSVTAPVGAVFALAFAYLLLTVERA